A window of the Anoplolepis gracilipes chromosome 11, ASM4749672v1, whole genome shotgun sequence genome harbors these coding sequences:
- the LOC140671399 gene encoding uncharacterized protein, whose translation MCILDVSKMCLYEFHHDYMIPMYKEKCKVMYTDTDSLIYHIECEDVYENMKRNIGKFDTSDYAIDNAYGIPLANKKVPGLMKDENNGMIMTEFVRLRAKMYALKIDGKKDTKKVKGVKNSVVAKTITFDDYMQCLNEGIEMTRQQSSIRSKMHKVYTMRQKKIALSPHDDKRYIIPKSIDTLPWGHYRIPL comes from the coding sequence atgtgtatacttgatgtatccaagatgtgtttgtacgaatttcatcacgattacatgattccaatgtataaagaaaaatgtaaagtcatgtacaccgacacggatagtctcatatatcacattgagtgcgaagacgtgtacgagaatatgaagcgCAACATCGGCAAGTTCgacacgagcgactatgcgatagacaatgcgtacggtataccgctcgcgaataaaaaggtaccgggtctgatgaaggatgaaaacaacggtatgataatgacagaatttgtcaggcttagagcaaaaatgtatgcgctaAAAATAGATGGTAaaaaggatacgaaaaaggtaaaaggtgtcAAGAATAGCGTCGTCGCGAAAACGATAACATTTGACGATTACATgcagtgtttgaacgaaggaaTTGAAATGACGCGACAGCAATCgagtataagatcaaaaatgcataaagtatataccatgcgacagaaaaaaattgctctaagtccacACGATGATAAACGGTATATAATACCTAAAAGTATCGATACACTACCATGGGGGCATTACAGAATAccgttgtaa